The following coding sequences are from one Paenibacillus sp. JDR-2 window:
- a CDS encoding nicotinate phosphoribosyltransferase, with the protein MDNVQQTKKYADDSLALHTDLYQVNMVETYWAEGMSERRAVFELFFRKLPFGNGYAIFAGLERIIEYVQSFGFTDSDLAYLNEELGYEEDFLAYLKQLRFTGKITAMREGELVFGNEAILRVEGTLAEAQFIETALLNIVNYQTLIATKASRIRNAVGDAPLLEFGTRRAHEMDAALWGSRAAIIGGCDATSNVRCGKRFGAKVSGTHAHAMVQAMLDEYEAFLRYAERQKKMNRKCVFLIDTYDTLKSGIHNAIRVVKELGIKDLFEGVRLDSGDLAYLSKEVRKLLNKAGFQDTKIYASNDLDEYTVLNLKSQGAVIDAWGIGTKLITAYDQPALGAVYKIVAIEDDNGKMVDTIKISGNPEKVTTPGRKKLYRIINLVNHRSEGDYIALEEEKPQEEGRLKMFHPVYTYISKFVTNYEARELHADIFLGGKLVYEMPQLYEVQAFAKGNLELLWDEYKRNQNPEDYPVDLSQRCWDNKMNLIHAMKEKAEGVAKET; encoded by the coding sequence ATGGACAACGTACAGCAAACCAAGAAATATGCGGACGACAGCCTTGCGCTGCACACTGACTTATACCAGGTTAATATGGTGGAGACTTATTGGGCGGAAGGAATGAGCGAGCGGCGAGCGGTATTCGAACTCTTTTTCCGAAAGCTGCCTTTCGGGAACGGCTATGCGATCTTTGCGGGATTGGAGCGGATTATCGAATATGTGCAAAGCTTTGGATTCACGGATTCGGACCTGGCCTACCTGAATGAAGAGCTTGGTTACGAAGAGGACTTCCTCGCTTACCTGAAGCAGCTTCGCTTCACCGGCAAAATTACCGCCATGCGCGAAGGAGAGCTGGTCTTCGGCAATGAAGCGATACTCCGGGTAGAAGGTACGCTGGCTGAAGCCCAGTTTATCGAGACGGCGCTGCTTAATATCGTAAATTACCAGACGCTGATCGCGACAAAAGCTTCGAGAATCCGCAATGCCGTTGGAGATGCACCGCTTCTCGAATTCGGCACGCGCCGTGCCCATGAAATGGATGCCGCGCTATGGGGTTCGCGGGCTGCTATAATCGGCGGCTGCGATGCGACCTCGAACGTGCGCTGCGGCAAACGGTTTGGCGCAAAGGTGTCGGGCACGCATGCCCATGCGATGGTGCAGGCGATGCTGGACGAATACGAAGCGTTCCTCCGCTATGCGGAGCGGCAGAAGAAGATGAACCGCAAATGCGTCTTCCTTATCGATACGTACGATACGCTCAAATCGGGCATTCATAACGCCATCCGAGTCGTGAAGGAGCTTGGCATCAAGGATTTGTTCGAAGGCGTCCGGCTTGATTCGGGCGATCTTGCTTATCTCTCGAAGGAAGTCCGCAAGCTGCTGAACAAAGCGGGTTTTCAAGACACTAAGATCTATGCCTCGAATGATCTAGATGAATATACGGTCCTGAATTTGAAGTCGCAAGGCGCGGTTATCGATGCATGGGGTATTGGAACAAAGCTTATTACGGCGTATGATCAGCCGGCTTTAGGTGCAGTCTATAAAATTGTGGCGATTGAAGATGATAATGGAAAAATGGTCGATACGATCAAAATTTCGGGCAATCCCGAGAAAGTGACAACTCCGGGAAGGAAGAAGCTGTACCGGATCATTAATCTGGTGAATCACCGCTCGGAGGGCGATTATATCGCGCTGGAAGAGGAGAAGCCGCAGGAGGAAGGTCGTCTCAAGATGTTCCATCCGGTGTACACCTACATCAGCAAATTCGTAACGAATTATGAAGCGAGAGAGCTTCATGCGGATATTTTTTTGGGCGGCAAGCTGGTATACGAGATGCCACAGCTCTATGAGGTGCAAGCTTTTGCCAAAGGAAATCTGGAGCTGCTGTGGGACGAATACAAACGGAATCAGAATCCGGAGGATTATCCGGTTGACCTAAGCCAGCGCTGCTGGGACAACAAGATGAATCTCATCCATGCGATGAAGGAGAAAGCGGAAGGAGTGGCCAAAGAGACATGA
- a CDS encoding GerAB/ArcD/ProY family transporter → MSIYLNAKISVRQFAILIMIGTVGDSILIMPTITAASSKQDAWLSMLLAFIAGILTGGIFAAIANRLQRVSLYEAIRQRLGLWFGGFFFLLFIFSSFMCILTLLSEMSQFMTTQLMPETPVNAIILFFGAVIIIAYRYGIEAYARMGEILFPVMMGLFVLLVVLLMPQIKWPNMLPIMARGFLPIINGALPAYCTGFVEMAVLLMLVPYVEGNGKLTKHVLKGFIVGGIILFLIVLLSVLVLGPALMETKYYPTFVLAQKIMIGHFFERIEAVMAFLWIITVFYKTLLHFFTLTTGLAQVFQLKESKMLTIPLGMILLVCTVVGTPNITTYNQILINYYPWFDLTFFLALPVIMLFLIIAIKKKPPKVQGQQPQGQQQGQQNPQQPQQQQKN, encoded by the coding sequence ATGTCTATTTACTTGAATGCGAAAATATCGGTTAGACAGTTCGCGATTTTGATTATGATCGGTACCGTTGGCGACTCGATTCTGATCATGCCGACGATTACGGCCGCCTCCTCCAAACAGGATGCCTGGTTGTCGATGCTGCTTGCTTTTATTGCCGGAATTCTCACGGGAGGAATATTTGCGGCTATTGCCAACCGGCTGCAGCGGGTAAGCTTGTATGAAGCCATCCGGCAACGATTAGGCTTATGGTTCGGAGGCTTCTTTTTTCTTCTCTTTATATTCTCGTCATTTATGTGCATCCTGACGCTGCTTAGCGAAATGAGCCAATTCATGACGACGCAATTAATGCCGGAAACGCCGGTTAACGCGATTATTTTGTTTTTCGGGGCTGTCATTATAATTGCTTACCGCTATGGTATTGAGGCTTATGCGAGAATGGGAGAAATACTGTTTCCGGTCATGATGGGACTGTTTGTGCTTCTTGTCGTTTTGCTGATGCCACAGATTAAATGGCCCAATATGCTTCCTATTATGGCGAGGGGGTTCTTGCCTATTATCAACGGGGCGCTTCCCGCGTATTGTACGGGTTTTGTCGAAATGGCTGTACTGCTCATGCTGGTTCCTTACGTTGAAGGCAACGGCAAGCTCACGAAACATGTACTGAAAGGATTTATAGTCGGTGGCATCATCCTGTTTCTTATTGTTCTCCTTAGCGTACTCGTATTAGGTCCGGCTCTTATGGAGACCAAATATTATCCGACCTTTGTGCTTGCCCAGAAAATTATGATTGGCCATTTCTTCGAGCGGATCGAAGCGGTTATGGCCTTTTTGTGGATTATTACGGTATTCTACAAAACGCTGCTTCATTTCTTTACGCTTACAACAGGTCTGGCGCAAGTGTTTCAGTTGAAGGAAAGCAAGATGCTGACCATTCCGCTTGGCATGATTCTGCTTGTCTGCACGGTGGTGGGGACGCCGAATATTACAACCTACAATCAGATACTGATTAATTACTATCCCTGGTTTGATTTGACCTTTTTCCTTGCGCTGCCGGTCATCATGCTATTTCTTATCATAGCTATCAAAAAGAAGCCGCCGAAGGTGCAGGGACAGCAGCCGCAAGGGCAGCAGCAAGGCCAACAAAATCCACAACAGCCGCAGCAGCAACAGAAAAATTAG
- a CDS encoding NUDIX domain-containing protein has product MARYNSEEEVLANYDPKKYRTPDGYTSDIAVFTIISEPIAPNKPPKRTMKLMLIRRARHDREGSPNIEGGKWALPGGFIDPEEVAYEAAKRELSEETGVQGIHIRHYGVYDKLGRDKRGWIISNAHYAIVPEDYLEKRKAADDAEEVALFTIEEIKELELAFDHREVIADAYEMIRKDMLLSTVARSFLPQEFTLSELQSVLLTVTDSPKVAKYSTFRNRAERLPFIEVVRIDGEAKTTSRNSKRPSILYRFKEGEPLESIYF; this is encoded by the coding sequence ATGGCCCGTTACAACTCCGAAGAAGAAGTTCTCGCCAATTACGATCCGAAGAAATACCGGACACCGGATGGCTATACAAGCGATATTGCGGTATTTACGATCATTAGCGAGCCAATCGCACCAAATAAACCGCCGAAACGGACGATGAAGCTGATGCTGATCCGCCGGGCACGGCATGACCGTGAAGGAAGTCCAAATATTGAAGGCGGGAAGTGGGCACTGCCGGGAGGTTTTATCGACCCCGAGGAGGTTGCCTACGAAGCGGCGAAGCGCGAATTGTCCGAAGAGACCGGCGTACAGGGCATTCATATCCGGCATTACGGGGTCTATGACAAGCTGGGCCGGGATAAGCGGGGATGGATCATCTCAAATGCCCATTACGCGATTGTGCCGGAGGATTATCTCGAGAAACGCAAGGCGGCCGACGATGCGGAGGAGGTGGCGCTCTTTACGATCGAGGAGATTAAAGAGCTGGAGCTTGCCTTTGACCATCGCGAAGTGATTGCGGACGCTTACGAAATGATCCGGAAGGATATGCTGCTCTCGACGGTTGCGCGCAGCTTCCTGCCGCAGGAATTCACGTTAAGCGAGCTGCAAAGCGTGCTCTTAACCGTTACGGACAGCCCGAAGGTAGCGAAGTATTCGACATTCCGGAACCGTGCCGAACGCCTCCCGTTTATCGAGGTCGTTCGAATCGACGGCGAAGCCAAAACCACATCAAGAAACTCCAAGCGACCATCGATTTTGTACCGTTTCAAAGAGGGAGAACCTCTGGAGTCGATCTACTTCTAA